The following coding sequences are from one Salvelinus namaycush isolate Seneca chromosome 23, SaNama_1.0, whole genome shotgun sequence window:
- the LOC120018161 gene encoding histone H4 transcription factor-like: MAKRRSLSNLVVSCKWASCTFKGHCMEELSEHMSLHLKDHLGDRDAMEELDDYACLWEGCEFLAMGSPRELEIHAHFHTFHSKLKFIGEQMLKSHPNFPSCTQDLHSNNLVPEISEGLVCQWEHCDSTFNNPEWFYRHVDMHAHCTGLSPLPDQQQAIFCSWKGCDAFFKIKYRLREHLRSHTQERLVACPTCGCMFSSNTKFFDHIHRQAEPEESLVCEHCDKGFANERLLRDHVRQHVNHIKCPLCDMTCTSLATLKIHIKFRHCDERPFPCDFCESSFKNQHDLRKHMETHNEGAAYHCSVEGCDYSSRMAHTMNQHYKRVHEGGMVSKYKCHLCDRTFSWCYTLTLHLRKKHHLKWPSGHSRFRYKEDEDGYLRLNMVRYETVEVTQEIMKNMAKKRTLHKGPGSSSRAKRAAIRAARSHGSPPGSSSPSSCSSSSELSAGEEMSAQPSPRGSDSPVYCVLSNVSDMGDDPDATRDGSDSCGPSGAVRALTEVARGLGMDVV, from the exons ATGGCGAAAAGGAGGAGCCTGTCCAACCTGGTGGTGTCTTGTAAGTGGGCGTCTTGCACCTTCAAAGGCCACTGCATGGAGGAGCTCAGCGAACACATGTCACTGCACCTGAAGGATCACCTAGGAGACAGAGATGCTATGGAAGAACTAG ATGACTATGCATGTTTGTGGGAGGGCTGTGAGTTCCTGGCTATGGGCAGCCCCAGGGAGCTGGAGATCCATGCTCACTTCCACACCTTCCACAGCAAACTCAAGTTCATTGGGGAGCAGATGCTCAAGTCCCACCCCAACTTCCCCAGCTGTACCCAGGACCTCCACAGCAACAACCTGGTCCCCGAGATCTCAGAGGGGCTTGTGTGCCAGTGGGAGCACTGTGAT AGTACATTTAACAACCCGGAGTGGTTCTATCGGCATGTGGACATGCACGCTCATTGCACtgggctctctcctctcccagaccAGCAGCAGGCCATCTTCTGCAGCTGGAAAG GTTGTGATGCATTCTTTAAGATCAAGTACCGTCTGCGGGAGCACCTGCGCAGCCACACTCAGGAGCGTCTCGTGGCCTGCCCCACCTGCGGCTGCATGTTCTCCAGCAACACCAAGTTCTTCGACCACATCCACAGACAGGCCGAgccagagg AGTCCCTGGTGTGTGAGCATTGTGACAAAGGCTTTGCCAATGAGAGACTGTTGAGAGACCATGTACGACAGCATG TGAACCATATCAAGTGTCCCCTGTGTGACATGACCTGCACCTCTCTCGCCACTCTGAAGATCCATATCAAGTTCCGCCACTGTGACGAGCGACCCTTTCCCTGTGACTTCTGTGAGAGCAG CTTTAAGAACCAGCATGACCTGCGGAAGCACATGGAGACACATAATGAGGGGGCGGCCTACCACTGCTCTGTAGAGGGCTGTGACTACTCCTCCCGCATGGCCCACACCATGAACCAGCACTACAAGAGAGTACACGAG GGTGGAATGGTCTCGAAATACAAGTGTCATCTCTGTGACAGAACCTTCTCTTGGTGTTACACACTCACTCTTCACTTGCGCAAGAAACACCACCTGAAATGGCCCTCTGGACACTCCCGCTTCAG ATACAAGGAGGATGAAGATGGCTACCTGAGGCTGAACATGGTGCGTTACGAGACAGTGGAGGTGACTCAGGAGATCATGAAGAACATGGCTAAGAAGAGGACGCTCCATAAGGGCCCCGGGTCCAGCAGCCGAGCCAAGAGAGCTGCCATCCGGGCAGCCAGGAGTCATGGCTCTCCCCCtggctcctcctccccctcctcttgcTCCTCTTCCTCAGAGCTCTCTGCAGGGGAGGAGAtgtcagcccagcccagccccagGGGCAGTGACTCacctgtgtactgtgtactgagTAATGTGTCTGATATGGGGGATGACCCCGACGCCACCCGGGATGGCTCTGACTCCTGTGGGCCCTCAGGTGCTGTGAGGGCCCTGACTGAGGTGGCCAGGGGTCTGGGGATGGATGTGGTGTGA